One window from the genome of Erinaceus europaeus unplaced genomic scaffold, mEriEur2.1 scaffold_1239, whole genome shotgun sequence encodes:
- the LOC132536570 gene encoding leucine-rich repeat flightless-interacting protein 1-like yields MAPEPGDHALSPEGTPRCLSTGSVPFLRLSLPGSTPCMPKHGIILHSEAATSREMSHTLKDGSCPGPSTVTEEELNTLKAMSDGTLGRAPEAEATEAAVAEVGSKILPSSEQERPPEAPEGPVLPPAQDHTSAASEDGAPSPPGTLDRAPAPDAASPDSAAEAEPRGARTPPGAGTGTSPESDGRGGASRDPEAGQGGAQASPSETPSEGVTEEQEGGSPGGAVPQEPPESQRAGSTDGGPGANPTGDMQENQGAGGGGHVASGPAGREEEERGAITPQELAPSGDPPGAHEEEQSEPCGDVRDSSQKKSKSRKKKNRKKKATAAAGAGKGAEKQLSFESTGSSHAEEDAQGTPAGEPGAGTQGQGAETTAQRERADCPEDPSPERDGRDGPGTQDSDTGEATANGDTVSCAGKGAESPATSRAVSSGDGGEEGTSRGHGIPPESEDELDDQGPWEDAVDAPPLEGVAGLSQPISRQGLESISLDSEDLSPDSEPQGLRPQGQQEAGGGSEMGKSKEDCALC; encoded by the exons AAACACGGTATCATCCTCCACTCTGAAGCCGCCACCAGCAGAGAGATGTCACACACGCTGAAGGACGGGAGCTGCCCGGGGCCCAGCACGGTGACAGAGGAGGAGCTGAACACCCTCAAGGCCATGAGCGATGGGACCCTAG GGAGAGCCCCCGAGGCGGAGGCGACCGAGGCAGCGGTGGCGGAAGTGGGGAGCAAGATTCTGCCCAGCTCCGAGCAGGAGCGGCCCCCCGAGGCCCCGGAGGGGCCTGTGCTGCCCCCTGCCCAGGACCACACCTCCGCCGCCTCCGAAGACGGGGCCCCCTCGCCGCCGGGGACGCTGGATCGGGCCCCAGCCCCGGACGCCGCCTCCCCGGACAGTGCCGCCGAGGCTGAGCCCAGGGGGGCCCGCACCCCGCCAGGAGCCGGGACTGGCACATCCCCAGAGTCCGACGGGCGTGGGGGGGCAAGCCGGGACCCCGAGGCCGGGCAGGGCGGGGCTCAGGCCTCCCCCAGCGAGACCCCCAGTGAAGGGGTCACAGAGGAGCAGGAAGGAGGGAGTCCAGGAGGGGCTGTGCCCCAGGAGCCTCCGGAATCACAGAGAGCAGGCAGCACAGACGGCGGGCCTGGGGCGAACCCCACGGGCGACATGCAGGAGAACCAGGGTGCCGGGGGCGGGGGGCACGTGGCCTCGGGTCCTGCGGGGCGGGAGGAGGAAGAGCGAGGGGCCATCACCCCACAGGAGCTGGCCCCCAGTGGTGACCCCCCGGGTGCCCATGAGGAAGAGCAGAGCGAGCCCTGCGGAGACGTGCGGGACTCCTCCCAGAAGAAGAGCAAGagcaggaagaagaagaacaggaagaAGAAGGCCACGGCGGCAGCGGGTGCTGGCAAGGGCGCTGAGAAACAGCTGAGCTTTGAGAGCACGGGTTCTAGTCACGCGGAGGAAGACGCGCAGGGAACTCCGgccggggagcccggggctggaacccaagGCCAAGGCGCTGAAACCACGGCCCAGCGCGAGAGGGCGGACTGTCCAGAAGATCCCAGCCCCGAGAGGGACGGGCGAGACGGCCCGGGGACGCAGGACAGTGACACGGGAGAGGCCACGGCGAACGGAGACACGGTCAGCTGTGCAGGCAAGGGGGCTGAGTCCCCCGCCACCAGCAGGGCTGTCAGCAGTGGTGACGGGGGCGAAGAGGGCACCAGCCGGGGTCACGGCATCCCCCCCGAGAGTGAGGACGAGCTGGACGACCAGGGCCCCTGGGAGGACGCGGTGGACGCCCCCCCCTTGGAAGGTGTGGCCGGTCTGAGCCAGCCCATCTCCAGGCAGGGCTTGGAGAGCATCAGTCTGGACAGCGAGGACCTGTCCCCAGACAGCGAGCCCCAGGGCCTCAGGCCACAGGGCCAGCAGGAGGCCGGTGGCGGGAGCGAGATGGGCAAAAGCAAGGAAGACTGTGCCCTGTGCTGA